From Scleropages formosus chromosome 1, fSclFor1.1, whole genome shotgun sequence, a single genomic window includes:
- the LOC108919754 gene encoding calmodulin-regulated spectrin-associated protein 3-like isoform X3, producing the protein MVKRRKNVLLVPAAGPRMVFASFRMSGSMQIFSELLCRSPCPPAVLHLLLHLFHLLPPPPPPPPPPPSPSPSPAPVAHSSAMVDSGAMRRTFPVPEIKPLDQYDFSRAKICASVGWLLTTAYGGPENVPVELQEPFYRDQYEQEHVKPPVTGVLVSAELYCRVYGLLLGVAPPRDSCALLQLLVQKGMTLRDQDVIVTEAHLQLIPIRMGAHLAVIDALMSLGAMTTVSKVAMPAGLEQLGGRSDWENAVLYWINRLIQKLKENVEGEVVQRSQPSTDLQPVQPSCPTRWYWKLVPHAIAFCLKESGNKPPVIRYRKDKMLPKQTPMFPLVTSIKDLSNGCAIAAVVHYYCPHLLRLEDVCLKDTMSVADSLYNLQLIRDFCVNTRKCYCPLALEDLLYAPPALWVNIMSFMAELLGWFEVHKPEFVQPREPLDLTDPSGLVSCTTPTSGNSNSASPSFIFKQPFVPVSSPVSPGAMAEGVGRPWTKKHISRPLSAVSFSIPFGLDSDVDIVMGNPVGAIIRSTSTDSLASAVPAMSRAPYTPPEDLSHLLKGVPVPIPKGLLGSAENELVDASTMEEAFQVIQSKGKLEPRLRPEGAPDGFYLHSPEDDSCPARLSSSAPTRTGMLYRTRGQKREHRGKHNSELRNDNLALRVGRDATEGFVTVHSTPTTPASTPLKKGQLECSMKMTSFAELKKKIVPDTPPSEAPSPPMTTWVQRSEESPSKSPALSTEMSELGAQLEEKRKSIEAQKQRIEAIFAKHRQRLGNSAFLQLQKQQCGSGATEVGGTAEPSGAPEPDGSDQAKTGALPTEKETKRLEERLPCSGGEETSNKPPPKLEKQVTFSKETQVGEKGVVPLDEYNDAVFKLNEALSSLQSDMQRLSEQQKRLMSKKGAPSSRAWVIPAGRTPPRLSHESSRDLPSTSSSPSPSRKASSRVSNSPKSAQVSTCRTQSAPAKSPRHQQQQTRPLDLKFPPLTRVLTPPQNVDTLPHLRKVSPSQCQVQTCSSFSIGDPPSPLPMEDISSETCSSEDHTIFSLDLEDSTPLVLTSQEQPSSGAPSDCSLESDVMGALSGPHTSSLIEVSVSSLQGPRGDEGLHISSSSLSSQSDPEGKAGLAFYHKEDEPRSEGDMAQRRAALLQKQQRRAEELKRRRQESPWERDARPLSVEEPRPRWVEERAAPLRPPQRRGEFTRQEYERRQQLKLMEDLEKVLRQRPPASRGAKKQRPKTEFRDDSGLSRSPAKGFMGVCIQTVWVHELSLLL; encoded by the exons aAAATGTACCTGTGGAGCTCCAGGAGCCCTTCTACCGTGATCAGTATGAGCAGGAGCATGTTAAGCCTCCTGTCACAGGTGTCCTGGTGTCTGCTGAGCTCTACTGCCGTGTCTATGGGCTTCTGTTGGGAGTGGCACCTCCTAGGGACAGCTGTGCCCTGTTACAGCTCCTGGTTCAGAAAGGCATGACTCTGAGAGACCAAGATGTCATAGTGACAGAAGCCCATCTCCAGCTTATACCCATCAGGATG GGCGCTCACCTGGCTGTGATCGATGCGCTAATGTCACTGGGTGCGATGACGACGGTGAGCAAAGTGGCAATGCCAGCTGGCCTGGAGCAGCTGGGAGGCAGATCTGACTGGGAGAATGCAGTACTCTACTGGATTAACAGG ctgatacagaagcTGAAGGAGAATGTGGAGGGAGAAGTGGTCCAGAGGTCTCAGCCCAGCACTGACCTGCAGCCTGTCCAGCCTTCT TGTCCCACCCGCTGGTACTGGAAGCTCGTCCCT CATGCCATCGCTTTTTGTTTGAAGGAGTCGGGGAATAAGCCACCTGTG ATTCGCTACAGAAAGGACAAGATGCTGCCCAAGCAAACGCCCATGTTTCCGCTGGTAACCAGCATAAAGGACCTGTCCAATGGCTGCGCAATAGCCGCAGTTGTCCACTACTACTGCCCACATCTACTGCGACTGGAAG ATGTGTGTTTGAAGGACACCATGTCTGTGGCAGACAGTCTGTACAACCTGCAGCTCATCCGGGACTTCTGTGTAAACACCCGGAAGTGCTACTGCCCCCTGGCATTGGAGGACCTGTTGTACGCGCCACCGGCACTCTGG GTGAACATCATGAGCTTCATGGCAGAGCTGCTGGGATGGTTTGAAGTGCACAAGCCTGAGTTTGTTCAACCACGGGAGCCTCTTGATCTAACTG ACCCATCAGGATTGGTTAGCTGCACAACCCCGACTAGTGGAAACAGCAACAG TGCATCTCCCTCCTTCATCTTCAAGCAGCCTTTTGTGCCCGTCTCCTCTCCTGTGTCCCCTGGAGCTATGgcag AAGGTGTTGGGAGACCATGGACCAAGAAACATATCAG CCGGCCGCTCTCTGCCGTGTCATTCAGCATCCCCTTCGGCCTGGACAGCGATGTTGACATAGTCATGGGCAACCCGGTGGGGGCCATTATTCGCTCAACGAGTACAGATAGCTTGGCCTCAGCTGTTCCTGCCATGAGTCGCGCCCCCTACACACCCCCAGAAGACCTGAGCCACCTGCTGAAGGGAGTCCCTGTGCCCATTCCCAAAGGGCTCTTAGGGTCTGCGGAGAATGAACTGGTGGATGCAAGCACTATGGAAGAGGCCTTCCAGGTCATTCAAAGCAAGGGAAAATTAGAGCCCCGGCTTCGGCCAGAGGGGGCCCCAGATGGCTTCTACCTGCACTCCCCTGAGGATGATAGCTGCCCTGCCAGGCTCAGCAGCTCTGCCCCCACACGGACTGGGATGCTTTACCGGACACGAGGCCAGAAGCGAGAGCACCGTGGCAAACACAACTCTGAGTTACGGAACGATAATCTAGCGCTGAGGGTTGGTAGAGATGCCACTGAAGGCTTCGTGACAGTGCACTCCACTCCAACAACACCTGCCAGCACCCCGCTGAAAAAGGGCCAGCTGGAATGCAGTATGAAGATGACCAGCTTTGCAGAGCTCAAGAAGAAGATAGTGCCTGACACACCCCCTAGtgaggctccttccccaccgaTGACCACTTGGGTTCAAAGATCAGAGGAGAGCCCCAGCAAGAGTCCTGCCCTCAGCACGGAGATGTCGGAGCTTGGTGCTCAGCTAGAGGAGAAGCGCAAGTCCATCGAAGCACAGAAGCAACGAATTGAGGCCATCTTTGCCAAACACCGGCAGCGTCTGGGTAACAGTGCCTTCCTGCAGCTCCAGAAACAACAGTGTGGCAGCGGAGCAACAGAGGTTGGTGGAACAGCAGAGCCCAGTGGGGCACCAGAGCCCGATGGTTCTGACCAGGCCAAAACTGGTGCCTTGCCCACAGAGAAGGAGACCAAGAGGCTGGAAGAGCGATTGCCATGCAGTGGTGGTGAGGAAACCAGCAATAAGCCACCACCCAAGCTGGAGAAACAAGTGaccttctccaaagagacacaGGTGGGGGAGAAAGGGGTCGTGCCGTTGGACGAGTACAACGATGCCGTGTTCAAACTGAATGAGGCCCTCAGCTCCCTGCAGAGTGACATGCAGCGTCTCTCCGAGCAGCAGAAACGCCTGATGAGTAAGAAGGGGGCACCATCCTCTCGCGCTTGGGTCATCCCTGCCGGACGTACTCCTCCACGTCTTTCTCACGAGTCCTCCAGGGACCTTCCGTCTACCTCGTCTTCTCCCTCTCCATCCCGCAAGGCCTCCAGCCGTGTCTCAAACTCGCCTAAGTCCGCCCAAGTGTCCACCTGCCGGACCCAGTCTGCACCTGCCAAGAGTCCTCGGCACCAGCAGCAACAAACCCGTCCACTGGATCTAAAATTCCCGCCCCTCACCCGGGTGCTCACTCCTCCACAGAATGTGGACACCCTGCCCCATCTGCGCAAGGTGTCTCCCAGCCAGTGCCAGGTCCAAACCTGCTCTTCTTTCAGCATTGGGGACCCGCCGTCACCTCTGCCGATGGAAGACATCTCCTCAGAGACGTGCTCCAGTGAGGACCACaccatcttcagcctggacctGGAGGACAGTACACCGCTGGTCCTAACCAGCCAGGAGCAGCCGAGCTCAGGGGCGCCCTCAGACTGCTCTCTCGAGAGTGATGTCATGGGAGCCTTGAGCGGCCCCCACACCAGCAGCCTCATAGAGGTCTCAGTGTCCTCACTGCAGGGGCCCAGAGGGGATGAGGGGCTCCACATCTCGTCTAGCTCTTTAAGCAGCCAGTCGGACCCAGAAGGGAAGGCTGGGCTCGCATTCTACCACAAG GAGGACGAGCCGAGGTCGGAGGGAGACATGGCCCAGCGGAGAGCAGCGCTGCTCCAGAAGCAGCAGAGAAGAGCGGAGGAGCTGAAGAGACGGAGACAGGAGTCACCATGGGAGCGGGACGCCAG ACCACTGTCCGTGGAGGAGCCGAGACCCCGGTGGGTTGAGGAGCGAGCTGCGCCCCTGCGCCCGCCTCAGCGACGAGGAGAATTCACGCGGCAAGAGTATgagcgaaggcagcagctgaagcTCATGGAGGACCTGGAGAAGGTGCTGCGGCAGCGGCCACCTGCCTCGCGTGGAGCCAAGAAGCAGAGGCCCAAGACGGAGTTTCGGGACGACTCGGGACTGTCTCGCAGCCCTGCCAAGGGATTCATGG GTGTGTGCATCCAGACTGTCTGGGTTCATGAATTATCTCTGCTCCTGTAG